In Balneola sp., one genomic interval encodes:
- the kgd gene encoding multifunctional oxoglutarate decarboxylase/oxoglutarate dehydrogenase thiamine pyrophosphate-binding subunit/dihydrolipoyllysine-residue succinyltransferase subunit (kgd; produces succinic semialdehyde; part of alternative pathway from alpha-ketoglutarate to succinate; essential for normal growth) has product MKSLETVFGPNSALVEELYDQYQQDPGSVPAHWKRYFDELEGKPVDATEPDELQPSEQKTSAQPSNGSESTAQKQPETKKEPKKEVQAPKNASLEKIKGVATKIVENMDESLEVPTATSLRVLPVKMMVEDRTIINRHLLKRNEPKASFTHFIAWAIIRALKDFPSLNCSYLYKDGNHYRVVPDSVNLGVAVDLESRDGSRNLVVPNIKGVDKMNFKEFLHAYAELIDKARNGNLQIEDFQGTTISITNPGTIGTVSSVPRLMKTQGAIIATGAIDYPAEYRAMSKDVLNQLGVSKVMTVTSTYDHRVIQGAESGMFLKRMDELLSGQEDFYDQIFSDLDIPYEPLPYGQDKYSGPLSGGANTLEHDSRVVGVWRLINMYRMRGHVLADLDPLEKEPGKNPELDLEYYGLSLWDLDREFYCGGLGGKERATLREIISLLRDTYCGNIGVEYMHLLDLEERKWLRESMESTGNNAQLSKDHKREILHKLNQAMAFEEFLHKKYIGHKRFSLEGADSLIPMIHFMLEKAGDHGIEKMFMGMAHRGRLNMLVNIMNKPYHRVFAEFEGNVDPDSIQGSGDVKYHLGARGTHKTANGSEIELQLMPNPSHLEAVNPVVEGAVRAMQDHHEKEDPAKRVVPVLMHGDAAFAGQGVVAETLNMSQLEGYKTGGTMHIIINNQIGFTTLPKDGRSTEYASDLAKMILAPIFHVNGDTPEAAVHAIQMALNYRQKFGKDVIIDLIGYRKHGHNEGDEPAFTQPGMYKEINDHAPVRDLYTEHLVKNGELTKEETQQIFDEFDQLLQEAFEDAKKAPNLEITDNLIDRTETPQEDWNAYPDTTYPAEDLKEIAVKLNTVPKDFDANPKLLKQLAKRAEIVNNNEKKIDWGFAELLAFGSLLKSGKTIRLTGQDVERGTFSHRHAVLHGTETNQKFTPLNNLSEDQAKFHVHNSLLSEFAALGFEFGYSAEKLDALVIWEAQFGDFVNGAQVIIDQFISASEAKWGQKSALVMNLPHGYEGQGPEHSSARLERFLQLCAEDNMQVMNVTTPAQYYHMLRRQTLQEKKRPAILMTPKSLLRHPMATSSRDDLADGKFQPFIIDNDFTDAKKLKRLVICSGKVYYDLLKYRQQNEIDDVAIARLEQFYPFADDEIQEQLKDFKNIKDIVWCQEEPKNMGAWNFVAPRFMELLQDGQKLTYAGRQASASPAAGQKKIHQAEQDKLVEDAMVV; this is encoded by the coding sequence TTGAAATCACTTGAAACTGTATTTGGCCCTAACTCAGCCCTCGTAGAAGAACTTTATGACCAGTATCAGCAAGACCCCGGTTCCGTCCCTGCTCACTGGAAAAGATACTTTGATGAATTAGAAGGCAAACCTGTTGATGCTACTGAGCCGGATGAACTTCAACCCTCTGAGCAAAAAACTTCTGCTCAACCTTCAAATGGATCTGAAAGCACTGCTCAAAAGCAACCTGAAACCAAAAAGGAACCAAAGAAAGAAGTTCAAGCTCCCAAGAATGCGTCGCTGGAAAAAATTAAAGGGGTTGCTACCAAGATTGTAGAAAACATGGACGAAAGTTTGGAGGTACCAACGGCTACCTCACTTCGTGTACTTCCAGTTAAAATGATGGTTGAAGACCGAACCATCATTAACCGACATTTACTAAAACGGAATGAACCCAAAGCTTCATTCACGCATTTTATTGCCTGGGCAATTATCCGTGCATTAAAAGACTTCCCAAGCCTGAATTGCTCCTACCTCTATAAAGATGGAAACCACTACCGGGTTGTTCCTGATTCTGTAAACCTTGGGGTTGCCGTTGACCTTGAAAGCCGTGACGGTTCCCGAAATCTCGTTGTTCCTAACATCAAGGGCGTAGATAAAATGAACTTCAAAGAGTTTCTGCATGCGTATGCTGAACTCATTGACAAAGCCCGAAATGGTAATCTTCAAATAGAAGATTTTCAAGGAACAACTATAAGCATCACAAATCCGGGCACCATAGGTACCGTTTCTTCTGTTCCCCGACTAATGAAAACTCAGGGTGCTATTATTGCTACAGGAGCTATTGATTATCCTGCTGAATACAGAGCCATGTCGAAAGACGTTCTGAATCAACTGGGTGTCAGTAAAGTGATGACGGTGACTTCTACTTATGATCACAGAGTCATTCAGGGTGCTGAATCTGGCATGTTCCTTAAGAGAATGGATGAGCTGCTCAGTGGACAAGAAGATTTTTATGATCAGATTTTTTCTGACCTCGACATCCCTTACGAGCCTTTACCCTACGGACAGGATAAATATTCCGGCCCGCTTTCTGGTGGAGCAAATACCCTTGAGCATGACAGCCGGGTTGTAGGCGTATGGAGACTCATCAATATGTACCGCATGCGCGGGCACGTACTTGCCGATCTTGATCCTTTGGAAAAAGAGCCAGGCAAAAATCCCGAGTTAGACCTTGAATACTACGGACTTTCGTTGTGGGATCTTGACCGTGAATTCTATTGCGGCGGTTTAGGAGGAAAAGAGCGTGCTACACTTCGTGAAATTATCAGCCTGCTCCGTGATACTTATTGCGGAAATATTGGCGTTGAATATATGCACCTGCTTGATCTGGAAGAAAGAAAATGGCTTCGTGAAAGTATGGAGTCAACGGGAAATAATGCCCAGCTTAGTAAAGATCATAAGCGAGAAATTCTGCATAAGCTGAATCAAGCTATGGCTTTTGAGGAATTCCTCCATAAGAAGTACATCGGGCACAAGCGATTTTCATTGGAGGGTGCCGATTCCCTAATCCCCATGATTCACTTCATGCTTGAAAAAGCTGGTGATCATGGAATTGAGAAAATGTTCATGGGCATGGCTCACCGCGGAAGGCTGAATATGCTGGTAAACATAATGAACAAACCTTACCATCGCGTTTTTGCCGAGTTCGAAGGAAATGTAGACCCCGATTCTATCCAAGGCTCCGGTGACGTAAAATATCACCTTGGCGCAAGAGGAACTCATAAAACAGCCAATGGTTCAGAAATTGAACTGCAGCTGATGCCAAACCCATCTCACCTCGAAGCGGTTAATCCTGTAGTTGAAGGCGCCGTTCGTGCCATGCAGGATCATCATGAAAAAGAAGATCCAGCAAAAAGAGTTGTTCCTGTGCTTATGCACGGCGACGCTGCTTTTGCAGGTCAGGGCGTTGTTGCTGAGACGTTGAATATGTCTCAGCTGGAAGGTTATAAGACCGGCGGAACAATGCATATCATCATCAACAATCAGATTGGTTTTACGACATTACCTAAAGACGGACGTTCAACCGAGTATGCCTCTGACTTAGCCAAGATGATTTTAGCTCCGATTTTCCACGTGAATGGAGATACTCCGGAAGCTGCTGTTCATGCTATCCAAATGGCCCTCAATTATCGCCAGAAGTTTGGCAAAGATGTTATTATAGATCTGATCGGATATCGTAAACACGGGCACAATGAAGGTGATGAGCCTGCATTTACTCAACCCGGCATGTATAAAGAGATTAACGATCATGCTCCGGTTCGGGATTTATATACCGAGCATTTGGTTAAGAATGGTGAGCTCACCAAAGAAGAAACTCAGCAGATTTTTGATGAATTTGATCAGCTGCTTCAGGAAGCGTTTGAGGATGCTAAAAAAGCACCAAATCTTGAGATTACCGATAACCTCATCGATCGTACGGAAACCCCTCAAGAGGATTGGAATGCATATCCGGATACCACTTATCCGGCTGAAGACCTTAAAGAAATTGCGGTCAAGCTAAATACGGTCCCTAAAGATTTTGACGCCAATCCAAAGCTTCTTAAGCAACTTGCTAAGCGAGCTGAAATTGTAAATAACAACGAGAAGAAAATTGACTGGGGCTTTGCTGAACTGCTGGCCTTCGGTTCTTTATTGAAATCAGGTAAAACTATTCGTTTAACTGGGCAAGATGTTGAACGAGGGACTTTCTCTCACCGACATGCTGTACTTCATGGGACCGAAACTAATCAAAAGTTCACCCCGCTAAATAATCTTTCCGAAGATCAGGCTAAATTTCATGTGCACAATAGCTTGCTCAGTGAATTCGCAGCCCTTGGTTTTGAATTTGGCTACAGTGCTGAAAAACTAGATGCGCTTGTCATTTGGGAAGCTCAGTTTGGTGATTTCGTGAATGGCGCTCAAGTTATCATCGATCAGTTTATTTCTGCCAGTGAAGCCAAATGGGGACAGAAATCAGCGTTGGTTATGAACTTGCCTCATGGTTATGAAGGTCAGGGACCCGAACACTCCTCTGCCCGACTCGAACGTTTCCTCCAGCTTTGTGCTGAGGACAATATGCAGGTGATGAATGTAACTACACCGGCTCAGTACTATCATATGCTGCGCCGTCAAACGCTTCAGGAGAAAAAACGTCCTGCTATCTTAATGACGCCCAAGAGTTTACTACGCCACCCTATGGCTACCTCCAGCCGGGATGACTTAGCGGATGGAAAATTTCAGCCGTTCATCATAGACAATGATTTTACCGATGCTAAAAAGCTGAAGCGATTGGTTATTTGCTCTGGTAAAGTTTATTACGATCTACTGAAATATCGTCAGCAAAATGAAATTGATGATGTTGCCATTGCACGTCTTGAGCAATTCTATCCATTTGCTGATGACGAAATTCAGGAGCAATTGAAGGACTTCAAAAACATCAAAGATATCGTTTGGTGTCAGGAAGAGCCTAAGAATATGGGAGCATGGAACTTTGTAGCACCTCGATTTATGGAACTGCTGCAAGATGGTCAGAAGTTAACTTATGCAGGTCGTCAAGCTTCCGCTTCGCCTGCTGCCGGCCAGAAGAAAATCCATCAAGCCGAGCAAGACAAGCTGGTTGAAGATGCGATGGTCGTCTAA
- a CDS encoding oligoendopeptidase F: MSENSAKKKTGAENINWDLSDLYSSNEDPQLAKDKKKVLEQAEAFGNKYRGKVSELDAGAFKGMLDEYEDILDLAGKLGSFAYLQWSTDTTNTSYGKLVAESNELSSEVSQKLVFLDVEWLEIPDEDAHKLIESEELSKYKHYLESSRRYKEHVLEEKQEQILSAKSVTGRSAWVRFFDETLGSAKFELDGEELSEQEVLSKLHESDRDLRIRAHASLTNKFNDLSRSLTFVFNTLLADKSTNDKLRKYDSWIDSRNLSNQTDKETVNALVDSVTSKYDLVQRYYKLKQQLLGLDEMKDYDRYAPIMKNEATIDWTSAKEMVLDSYTNFHPQMGKITEEFFEKSWIDAAIKPGKRGGAYSAGTVPSAHPYVFMNFDGKIRDVQTLAHELGHGVHQYLSRQQGVLQSSTPLTTAETASVFGEMLVFQKLMKELDDPKEKLALLIGKIDDTIATVFRQISMNRFEHAMHTARREEGELTTERFSELWMEQQKALYGDSVSLTDEYGIWWSYIPHFLHTPGYVYAYAFGELLVLALYEEYTQRPDGFSDRYLELLSAGGSEWPQDLVAKMGLDITQPDFWNKGLSSFERMVEEAEEMARVIK, from the coding sequence ATGAGCGAAAATTCAGCTAAGAAAAAGACCGGCGCAGAAAATATTAATTGGGACTTATCCGATCTTTATTCATCAAACGAAGACCCTCAACTAGCCAAAGACAAAAAGAAAGTTTTAGAACAAGCTGAGGCTTTTGGTAACAAGTATCGAGGAAAAGTCTCTGAGTTGGATGCAGGTGCATTCAAGGGCATGCTGGATGAATACGAAGATATTTTAGATTTAGCCGGAAAGTTAGGCTCTTTCGCATATTTGCAATGGTCAACCGATACCACCAATACGAGTTATGGAAAGCTGGTTGCTGAGTCTAATGAGCTATCATCTGAAGTGAGTCAAAAACTGGTTTTCTTAGATGTAGAATGGCTTGAAATTCCGGATGAAGATGCTCATAAGCTGATCGAGAGTGAAGAACTTAGTAAGTATAAGCATTACCTGGAGAGTTCTCGACGGTACAAAGAACATGTGCTCGAGGAAAAGCAAGAGCAGATTTTGTCCGCGAAATCAGTTACGGGTAGAAGTGCGTGGGTTCGCTTTTTTGATGAAACGCTGGGCTCAGCCAAATTTGAACTCGATGGTGAAGAACTTAGTGAGCAAGAAGTACTTAGTAAGCTACATGAAAGCGACCGTGATTTAAGGATACGTGCACATGCTTCTCTTACTAATAAATTTAATGATCTTAGCCGCTCATTGACCTTTGTATTTAATACCCTCCTGGCTGACAAATCGACCAATGACAAGCTGCGTAAGTACGATAGCTGGATTGACTCCAGAAACCTCTCCAATCAAACCGATAAGGAAACGGTTAACGCTCTTGTTGATTCCGTGACTTCAAAGTATGATTTGGTTCAGCGGTACTACAAACTCAAGCAGCAGTTGCTCGGGCTCGACGAAATGAAGGATTATGATCGGTATGCCCCGATTATGAAAAATGAGGCAACGATAGATTGGACTTCGGCAAAAGAAATGGTGCTGGATTCTTACACCAATTTCCATCCACAGATGGGGAAAATTACCGAAGAGTTTTTTGAAAAAAGCTGGATTGATGCAGCCATTAAACCTGGCAAAAGAGGAGGTGCGTATTCGGCAGGTACAGTTCCGTCTGCTCACCCATATGTTTTTATGAATTTCGATGGAAAAATAAGGGATGTGCAAACACTGGCTCATGAACTTGGGCACGGTGTACATCAGTACTTATCGAGACAGCAAGGAGTTCTCCAATCTTCTACTCCGTTAACTACCGCTGAGACGGCATCTGTATTTGGTGAAATGCTGGTTTTCCAGAAGTTGATGAAAGAGCTGGATGATCCAAAAGAAAAACTAGCTCTTCTAATAGGCAAAATTGACGATACCATAGCTACCGTTTTTCGTCAGATTTCCATGAATCGTTTTGAGCATGCCATGCATACAGCTCGCAGAGAAGAAGGCGAATTGACAACCGAACGGTTTTCAGAACTTTGGATGGAACAGCAAAAAGCTCTTTATGGGGATTCAGTTTCACTCACCGATGAGTATGGAATTTGGTGGAGTTACATTCCTCATTTCTTGCACACCCCGGGTTATGTTTATGCGTATGCATTTGGGGAGTTACTGGTTCTGGCCCTCTATGAGGAATACACTCAAAGACCTGATGGATTCTCAGATCGCTATCTGGAATTATTGAGTGCTGGAGGTTCTGAATGGCCTCAAGACTTAGTGGCTAAAATGGGTCTGGATATTACTCAGCCTGATTTCTGGAACAAGGGACTGTCTTCTTTCGAACGAATGGTGGAAGAAGCAGAAGAAATGGCGAGAGTGATAAAGTGA
- a CDS encoding GAF domain-containing protein, with protein MSLDRQEKALREYKQILQDLVHLLRTSTKVQLSYLCWVNKSRQQFVWETNSTGLPNVMFQDRVAFENHFLNEFKDTEEIVQLVVGEDIPKAKLIHYFDFVQAKHILIIPFINKGETVALTVLESEQEIDQEEIHDRIMSYNNALVSVLDTYLEVVDLHEQQQEWDDYEQSLAQIDYRAHRVEILTKMINEMQKNLPNGGAVLLAPGMESWNVVLRSRSTNTAPKLGLQLEEKSVAYEALEKGEPVFTMHFNNNPRRITSHEKRTEGATYAIPVMIHDRRQGVVVCYDNDPLTFKESTKHKLSNLVRIAALSIQSSVKKSGMIEELLTQNFGAFMPELWEVALNNELFKAKSGNQEKTWLVLIAPDDVSGLRTKYRLEDLQKIQTDFVTVLNPTRYGVPGYVGYNSDYVYAVLIQSDDEEAVVFWMEKMKSKLEAGMNLSIGGTLRAQFKAGYTQLNDENGNAYQVIEKAKKALSKVMNDNEAELVEG; from the coding sequence ATGTCTTTAGATCGTCAAGAAAAAGCTCTTCGAGAGTACAAACAGATTCTGCAAGATCTGGTACACCTGCTGCGGACTTCAACAAAAGTTCAGCTATCCTATTTATGTTGGGTAAATAAATCCCGGCAGCAATTTGTCTGGGAAACCAACAGCACAGGTTTGCCCAATGTCATGTTCCAGGATCGTGTGGCTTTTGAAAACCACTTTCTCAATGAGTTTAAAGATACAGAAGAGATTGTACAGCTGGTTGTTGGAGAGGATATTCCAAAAGCTAAACTAATCCACTATTTTGACTTCGTTCAGGCTAAGCATATTCTCATAATCCCATTTATTAATAAGGGTGAGACCGTTGCGCTAACGGTTTTAGAAAGTGAGCAAGAAATTGATCAGGAAGAAATCCATGACCGGATTATGTCCTACAATAATGCCTTGGTAAGTGTTTTGGACACCTATCTTGAGGTTGTTGATTTACATGAACAGCAACAGGAATGGGATGATTACGAACAATCGCTTGCACAGATTGACTACCGGGCACATCGGGTTGAAATTCTTACCAAGATGATCAACGAAATGCAGAAGAATTTACCCAACGGTGGTGCAGTTTTACTGGCTCCGGGCATGGAATCCTGGAATGTAGTCTTACGATCCCGAAGTACTAATACAGCCCCTAAACTGGGTCTTCAGCTGGAAGAAAAGAGCGTTGCATATGAGGCTCTGGAAAAAGGTGAGCCCGTTTTTACGATGCACTTCAATAATAACCCGCGGCGCATCACCTCTCATGAAAAAAGAACGGAAGGTGCTACCTATGCTATCCCGGTTATGATTCATGATCGCCGGCAGGGTGTGGTAGTTTGTTATGATAATGATCCGCTTACTTTCAAAGAATCGACCAAGCATAAACTTTCAAATTTAGTTCGGATCGCAGCGCTAAGTATTCAATCATCCGTAAAAAAATCCGGAATGATAGAGGAATTATTGACTCAGAACTTTGGGGCATTTATGCCTGAGCTCTGGGAAGTGGCTCTTAATAATGAACTGTTTAAAGCCAAAAGTGGGAATCAGGAAAAGACCTGGTTAGTATTAATAGCCCCTGATGATGTATCCGGCCTGAGAACAAAATATCGTTTGGAAGACCTTCAGAAAATTCAAACCGATTTTGTCACAGTCTTGAATCCCACCCGATATGGTGTTCCCGGTTACGTAGGTTACAATTCCGATTATGTATATGCGGTTCTTATTCAAAGTGATGATGAAGAAGCCGTGGTTTTCTGGATGGAGAAAATGAAGTCAAAGCTAGAAGCTGGGATGAATCTTTCTATAGGCGGAACCCTGCGGGCTCAATTTAAAGCCGGGTATACTCAGCTTAATGATGAAAACGGGAATGCTTATCAGGTGATTGAAAAGGCTAAAAAAGCATTGTCTAAAGTGATGAATGATAATGAGGCAGAGTTGGTGGAAGGTTAA
- a CDS encoding phosphopentomutase, which yields MGNAYIIVVDGLGVGAQEDAVEYGDQSMNTLGHVSEQTGVQLPNLQKMGIGNIIPLPSVSENENPIAAFGKLREVSAGKDSTTGHWEIAGIQLDKPFPTYPNGFPQSVIEDFCEGIGVEKALCNKPYSGTDVIRDYGEEHLKTGNPIVYTSADSVFQVACHNDVVSVEKLYEWCEFARNEICIGEHEVGRVIARPFTGEPGNFERISDKRHDYSSIPPENNLVQKLYDSGIKTYSIGKVADLFAGNGFTQYRPTKSNAEGISQLLSLMSAQMNNCFVFMNLIDTDQLFGHRLDPEGYAGSLEEFDRAIPAIVSKIREEDLLIITGDHGNDPCSESTDHSREFVPLLVFPKGKAASVNLETGETFSNIANSVADFFGLEDAFPGRSFLADD from the coding sequence ATGGGTAACGCGTACATAATAGTTGTAGATGGATTAGGAGTAGGCGCTCAAGAAGACGCTGTTGAGTACGGCGACCAATCCATGAATACGTTAGGACATGTTTCTGAGCAAACCGGGGTTCAACTACCGAATCTTCAAAAAATGGGAATCGGGAATATCATTCCTTTACCATCTGTATCGGAAAATGAAAACCCGATAGCAGCATTTGGAAAACTAAGGGAAGTTTCTGCTGGGAAAGATTCAACCACCGGTCACTGGGAAATAGCCGGTATCCAACTTGATAAGCCTTTTCCAACCTATCCCAATGGATTTCCCCAATCTGTTATTGAAGATTTTTGTGAAGGAATTGGTGTTGAAAAAGCTCTTTGCAATAAACCGTACTCGGGAACCGATGTTATTCGTGATTACGGAGAAGAGCACCTCAAAACTGGTAACCCAATCGTTTATACTTCTGCCGATAGCGTATTTCAAGTAGCTTGTCATAACGATGTAGTTTCGGTTGAAAAGTTATACGAGTGGTGTGAATTTGCTCGAAATGAAATTTGTATTGGTGAGCATGAGGTAGGGCGTGTGATTGCACGTCCATTTACAGGTGAGCCGGGAAATTTTGAACGCATCTCAGACAAACGGCATGACTATTCATCCATCCCCCCAGAGAATAATCTGGTTCAAAAGTTGTATGATTCAGGCATCAAAACATACTCAATTGGTAAAGTTGCTGATTTGTTTGCCGGGAACGGATTTACTCAATATCGCCCAACCAAAAGTAATGCAGAGGGAATTTCGCAGCTTCTGAGTTTGATGTCAGCCCAAATGAATAACTGCTTTGTGTTTATGAACTTGATTGATACCGATCAATTATTTGGGCATCGCTTAGATCCCGAAGGCTATGCGGGAAGTCTGGAAGAATTTGACAGGGCTATTCCTGCCATCGTTTCAAAAATCAGGGAAGAGGATTTGCTGATTATCACCGGAGACCACGGTAATGACCCTTGTTCTGAAAGCACCGATCACTCCAGAGAATTTGTGCCACTGCTGGTTTTTCCGAAAGGGAAGGCTGCGTCTGTGAATCTAGAGACAGGGGAAACGTTTTCAAATATAGCCAACAGTGTCGCTGATTTCTTTGGATTAGAAGATGCATTTCCGGGAAGATCCTTTTTAGCAGATGATTAA
- a CDS encoding RNA polymerase subunit sigma encodes MAKSSGISTRESESLDRYLHEIGKEKLITPDDEVRLAKEIQKGSQRALEDLTKANLRFVVSVAKQYQNQGLSLGDLINEGNLGLIKAAKRFDETRGFKFISYAVWWIRQSILQALAEQSRIVRLPLNRVGALNKIGKELSKLEQEYERVPSAHELAESLEMTVGEVADTLKISGRHLSMDAPFAQGEDNRLLDVLENEEIPNPDFDLMGESLKVEIERALSKLTTREAEVIRLYFGIGREHSLTLEEIGERFDLTRERVRQIKEKALRKLRHHNRSAALRAYLG; translated from the coding sequence GTGGCAAAAAGTTCTGGAATCTCTACTCGTGAGTCAGAGTCATTAGATCGTTATCTGCACGAAATTGGAAAAGAGAAACTTATTACACCGGATGATGAAGTCCGGCTGGCCAAAGAAATTCAAAAGGGGAGCCAAAGAGCTCTCGAAGATTTAACCAAAGCTAACCTACGTTTCGTAGTTTCGGTAGCTAAGCAATATCAAAATCAGGGACTTTCCCTCGGCGATTTGATTAACGAGGGTAACCTTGGATTGATCAAAGCTGCAAAACGTTTTGATGAGACTCGTGGTTTCAAATTCATCTCATACGCAGTATGGTGGATTCGTCAGTCTATTTTACAGGCTCTTGCAGAACAGTCTCGTATAGTTCGCCTTCCGTTAAATCGTGTTGGTGCACTGAACAAAATTGGTAAAGAACTCTCAAAACTAGAGCAGGAGTATGAGCGTGTTCCTTCTGCCCATGAGCTTGCTGAAAGTTTAGAAATGACCGTTGGTGAAGTTGCTGATACCTTAAAGATTTCGGGACGACACCTTTCAATGGATGCGCCATTTGCGCAGGGTGAAGACAACCGACTCTTAGACGTTCTTGAAAACGAAGAGATTCCAAATCCTGATTTCGACTTGATGGGCGAATCCCTCAAAGTAGAAATTGAAAGAGCGCTTTCGAAGTTGACAACCCGTGAAGCTGAGGTAATCAGATTGTACTTTGGGATTGGACGTGAGCACTCACTTACGCTCGAAGAAATTGGAGAACGGTTTGATCTAACCCGTGAGCGTGTTCGACAGATTAAAGAAAAAGCGCTCAGAAAACTGAGACATCATAACCGAAGTGCTGCTTTAAGAGCATATCTTGGTTAA
- a CDS encoding DNA-binding response regulator — MAVIGIVEDNKKIRDLIQRYLDMQKEMDCPVAVDSVEEMLDHLEEHQKPDVILMDIQLPGMSGIKGMEIIKSKYPEVEIIMLTVYHDSHKIFDSLKAGASGYLLKHTSLPEIKESIENLMKGGAPMSPQIARKVISHFNEEAPKKNEDSMLTNREQDIVNGLVDGLSYKLIADRFDISIDTVRAHIRNIYKKLHVNSKAEVIAKSLRGEI; from the coding sequence ATGGCTGTCATAGGAATTGTTGAAGACAACAAAAAAATACGGGATTTAATACAACGTTATCTGGACATGCAGAAAGAAATGGATTGTCCGGTTGCGGTTGACTCCGTTGAGGAAATGCTGGATCACCTTGAGGAGCACCAAAAGCCTGATGTGATTCTTATGGACATTCAACTCCCTGGAATGTCTGGCATTAAGGGAATGGAGATTATAAAGTCGAAATATCCTGAAGTGGAAATCATTATGCTTACCGTTTATCATGATTCACACAAGATTTTTGATTCGCTCAAAGCAGGCGCTTCCGGTTATTTATTGAAACATACTTCACTCCCTGAAATTAAGGAGTCGATAGAAAACCTCATGAAAGGCGGAGCACCAATGTCACCACAAATTGCCCGCAAGGTGATTTCTCATTTCAATGAAGAAGCTCCTAAGAAAAATGAGGACAGCATGCTAACCAATCGCGAGCAAGATATTGTAAATGGATTGGTTGATGGACTCAGCTATAAACTAATTGCGGACCGTTTTGATATTTCCATAGATACGGTTAGAGCACATATTCGAAACATTTATAAGAAGCTTCATGTTAATTCTAAGGCAGAAGTAATTGCGAAGTCACTCCGTGGAGAGATTTAA
- the corA gene encoding magnesium and cobalt transport protein CorA: protein MKNIKRVIPRPSFLSNRRSSKKPGQAPGTLHFTGEKKLESVVMNLYDYDSEQLAEHDLSEIDDSKPYLDSPSKTWINICGLHDIEKLKEIWGYFELHPLIQEDILNTHQRPKVEEYTDHMFFVLRMMTIDEGTGELKVEQVSIVLSNNSVLSFQEDEYPIYEPVLHRLRSGAPRLRKNGPDYLAYALIDTIVDHYLKVMEKLGDEIEELENEILEKHHDSIPEKIHALRRKLIYFRRTVWPLRDSLNSLLREESHLIHEENKIFYRDVYDHLVQIIDGIENYRDMAMGMMDMYMSQVSNKMNEVMKVLTIIATIFIPLTFIAGIYGMNFEYMPELSWQWAYPTVWGIMIGATIGMIFYFRKKDWL from the coding sequence ATGAAGAATATTAAACGCGTGATCCCAAGGCCTTCTTTCCTCTCAAATAGGAGAAGCTCGAAAAAACCTGGGCAAGCACCAGGAACACTTCACTTTACAGGTGAAAAAAAGTTAGAAAGCGTTGTAATGAATCTTTATGATTATGATTCAGAACAACTGGCTGAGCATGATCTTTCGGAAATTGATGATAGCAAACCGTATCTCGATTCCCCTTCAAAAACATGGATCAACATTTGTGGGCTTCATGATATTGAGAAGCTAAAAGAAATTTGGGGTTACTTTGAACTCCACCCTCTGATTCAGGAAGATATTCTAAATACCCACCAGCGACCAAAGGTAGAAGAATACACTGATCATATGTTTTTTGTGCTGCGTATGATGACGATTGATGAAGGAACGGGAGAGCTAAAAGTTGAGCAGGTTAGCATCGTCTTATCAAATAATTCAGTTTTATCCTTTCAGGAAGATGAATATCCTATTTATGAGCCTGTTCTTCATCGGCTCAGAAGTGGTGCTCCACGCCTACGGAAGAATGGACCTGATTACCTTGCCTATGCTCTCATAGATACCATTGTTGACCATTATCTGAAAGTGATGGAAAAGCTGGGAGACGAGATTGAGGAACTCGAAAACGAGATTCTTGAAAAACATCATGACTCAATACCAGAAAAAATTCACGCCCTGCGCCGAAAGTTAATTTACTTTAGAAGAACGGTCTGGCCACTACGAGATAGCCTGAATTCGCTCTTGCGGGAAGAGTCACATCTGATTCATGAAGAAAATAAAATCTTCTACCGTGATGTATATGACCATTTGGTTCAAATTATAGACGGAATTGAAAACTACCGGGACATGGCTATGGGAATGATGGATATGTACATGTCTCAGGTTAGCAACAAGATGAACGAGGTGATGAAAGTTTTGACTATCATCGCGACCATATTTATTCCACTTACTTTTATTGCCGGAATTTATGGAATGAACTTTGAGTACATGCCCGAACTTAGCTGGCAATGGGCATACCCAACCGTTTGGGGAATTATGATTGGGGCGACCATTGGTATGATTTTTTATTTCAGGAAAAAGGACTGGCTATAA